TTACTCCAAAAGGTTCACTAAGTTGCTTCACTACCCTTCATGCTTGTTGCTTTCATTAACCTTGATATAATAAGTGGTTTTTAATTTAGTATTCTCATCATATTTGTTCTCCCTCAGTTATGTATGGTTGATATTATCTGTGCAGCTCACCTGGTGCACGGAGAGGTCGATCGCCTTCATCCCCTGCTAAAAGAGGATCGCCATCAAAGAAAGGTCGttcaccatcaccaccacctaAAAAGGCTACGCCTCCTAGGTACAACTATCAACTATGACCAGACCTTGCACATATATGTGGTTTTATTCCTTTCTATTGACACTACTTTGATGCTTATATGTTTAAGCATGCTGTTTGAAGTTTgaatttgttaaatttatcTGAGTATTCAACAATAAACATAGTATGCATATAATGCTAATTACTGGGCATCAATAAATTATTGTCATAGCATCTATTATGTTTTGATCTTTGAACTCCTTAGTTAACAACTGTAGCTTCtgatatagtttttttagcttCTATTTGTTGCTTGCTCTTCATGTTTCGATTGTGATGTATGGTGCCCTCATTTATTTTGTGCATGTGTTATGCTTTCTCGGTCTCCACCCTACATTATTGAATAGtggttatttctttttcaggaAAGCATCTCCTGCTCCTGAATCAGTTGTTCTCCACATTGATCATTTGTCCAGGAATGTTAATGAAGCTCATTTGAAAGAGATATTCGGTGAGTTAGTCCTGATATTTTCATgtgaattatttcttattGGAAGCATGATACTCTTCGGGACCAGCAGATTATCCTTGAGCTACAGGGCAGCAACCACAGTTGAACTCCTAGCCCCACAATAAGTAgaaccatgttttttttacagtaaCCACATGATCATTACAGGACTCTACTGCTGCATGGTatcatggttgactgtttGCAGAAACAACATAATAGCATTGCTTTGTTTTTCAATTATTCTGTATTCTATCACAATTGTGGTTTAATGAAACACCATGAAATATAATGGCTGACTAGACTTTATCTTTCAGGAAAGTTTGGTGAAGTGGTTAATGTGGAGCTATCAATGGACCGAATGGTAAGTTAACATCTTGCATTTCATTCACATTACCTGAGTAAACTCCTATTGACATCAACTCttcttttgtcttatttaggTTAACCTTCCTCGTGGGTATGGATATATTGAGTTCAAGAAGAGAAGTGATGCTGAGAAAGCTCTTCTTTACATGGATGGCGTATGGCTTCTTCCGAATGTTTTTATTTGGTATATTTGATAAGTGTCCACTAACGTCAAAGCTGAAACATGTGCAGGGTCAAATTGATGGAAATGTTGTTAAGTTGAGATTCACACTTGCACCTCGCCAAAGGGCTCCTTCACCTGTGAAggctcctccccctcctccaaAAAGAGATGTTCCACATAATGAGAAAGGTGCTACTAGTGCTGAAAAGGATGCACAACAGCGCAGAGAACGTAAGCTTCTGAAGCTTTTACCGCTTGTACTTTTGTCGGATGGTGTAGACATGTACTATATGCTATGGTTCTTTCATAGGCACTTATATCTGTTTATTGTTGCTTTTGCTCCATCTGGATTTAAGTTTTTAGGCTCATGTTATAGTCCTCAATGATTTAATCACCATATTTCCCTGTCAATAGCATCTCCACGAAGGAAACCAGCTTCACCTCCACGCAAGAGGACTCCTCCAAACCGAAGGGTTGAATCACCTAGGCGTCAACCTGATCCATCTCCTAGGCGTCGTCCTGATTCTCCGCCTATTCGTCGTCGAGCAGATCCTTCGCCTGTCAGGCGTGGTGACACACCACCTCGCCGTAGACCAGGATCTCCACTTAGAAGACGTTCTCCCTCTGCACCACCGAGGAGGCATAGATCACCAATGCGGTGAGTAATGCCTTGAACTCTTGATTTCTTTCATATATATCTTGGATATTGTAACTGGAATTCCTAACAATGTTCTCACAACAGTCCTTCACCTAGGAGGCTCCGTGGCAGTCCATCACCGCGCAGACGCTCCCCTGGGCCTCCTAGGCGGCGGTGAGTCAGTCACTTTAAGCTCGATTCTTGTCCATCATTTTTGTGCAATGTGCCTGTCTCATTCAGCAATATAATATACTATGTATACATTGAAACTTACCTATGTGTGTTCCTTCACTTATTTACCcatatattttgtgttggATTCCTGATTTCTGTTTTGCCTGGGAAGTGTGTGGAGGCCTTTTCCACGTTTCCAACTATAACCATTGTGCTAATTAATTTTGCTTTTCTCCAGGTCACCACCACCCCCAAGGCGGCCAAGAAGCCCTCCTCCAAGAAGGCCACCACCTCCACGTCGTCATAGTCGTtctccccctcctcgccgtcccCCTCACTCACGTTCTAGATCAATTTCTCCTCGAAGGTAATATAACTCACTCTTATACATATTTGTGTGTGCTGCCTCTAAAATCCTCGATATACGttttttgttactttgtaTTCTAATTCTCTGGTGACAGGCGAGGACCTCCATTGAGGCGTGGAAGGTCTGATTCATCGTATTCTCGATCGCCCAGTCCTCCAAGAAGGGTAAGTGCTATACCTGTTCTGTTATCTGTAGTCTTGTatgttgattatatattttgtcttatgTCTGCAGTAGTGGAATGCTTCTTATTTAAATGTTCTGATCATAAAATGTGGTTAgatgctaatattttttttcccgtgAATAGGGACCAAGAAGGGTATCAAGGAGTCGCAGCCCCCAAAGGTAACACGTTTATCTATTGTCTTTTCTCATGTTTTTGCACTGTCTGTCTAGATATTCTAATTTGATATTACCTCcttcccataataacttcatttttcaatttctgtgctccaaagtttgaccattcgtcttatttaaaaaaaatatataaaaaaattaaaaaaaatagtcacacaaagtactattcatgttttaacATCTagtaactataaaaatattaatcacgaaaaatttcaaataagacgaagaattaaaacattttatctaataactgaaaaataaatttaatataggaCAGGTAGTAGGTAGCTAAGATGTGCTCATTATAAAATGTACCAATATTTTTCAGGCACCGTAGAGGAAGAAGCATCTCTAGTGACAGCCGGAGCAGCAGCTCACCTTCCCCGAGGCGTGgcaggtaaaactttttaaatttcttgacTATCTCTATCGTTTGCCTGTGCTTGTGTCTTGCTGAGAGCTCAAGCGGCTGGTTTGAGGGGATGAAGAGAACTCAAAAGCTTACAGTGGGTCTAGTCATCTAGATTAGCAGTGGATT
This is a stretch of genomic DNA from Oryza brachyantha chromosome 1, ObraRS2, whole genome shotgun sequence. It encodes these proteins:
- the LOC102715640 gene encoding serine/arginine-rich splicing factor SR45-like, whose protein sequence is MAKPRRGRSASRSSSGSSSRSPSRSASSGSGSSRSRSRSRSRSFSSSSPSRSRSPPAAKGSSPGARRGRSPSSPAKRGSPSKKGRSPSPPPKKATPPRKASPAPESVVLHIDHLSRNVNEAHLKEIFGKFGEVVNVELSMDRMVNLPRGYGYIEFKKRSDAEKALLYMDGGQIDGNVVKLRFTLAPRQRAPSPVKAPPPPPKRDVPHNEKGATSAEKDAQQRREPSPRRKPASPPRKRTPPNRRVESPRRQPDPSPRRRPDSPPIRRRADPSPVRRGDTPPRRRPGSPLRRRSPSAPPRRHRSPMRPSPRRLRGSPSPRRRSPGPPRRRSPPPPRRPRSPPPRRPPPPRRHSRSPPPRRPPHSRSRSISPRRRGPPLRRGRSDSSYSRSPSPPRRGPRRVSRSRSPQRHRRGRSISSDSRSSSSPSPRRGR